ATCCTGCGCGCGTTCTCCATGGGTTCGGCGGCGCTGACCGGTGTCGAGGCGATCTCTAACGGCATCCCCGCGTTCAAAAAGCCGGAGTCGCAGAATGCCTCCACGACGCTGCTGATGATGGCCATCATCCTGGGATCACTGTTCCTCGGCATCACGTTCCTCGCCAACCAGTTCGACATCCAGCACGGCAACGAAATGTCGGCGCCGGCGCAGATCGGCCGCACCGTGTTCGGCGAGTCGCCGATCTTCTACCTGATCCAGGCGTTCACGGCGTTGATCCTGTTCCTGGCGGCGAACACCGCGTATCAGGACTTCCCGCGCCTCGCATCGATCCTGGCGCGCGACCGCTTTTTGCCGCACCAGTTCCTGTTTCGCGGCGACCGCCTCGCGTTCTCGAACGGTATCACCGTGCTCGGCGCCGCCGCCGCTGGTCTGCTCTTGATCTTCCAGGCCGACGTCAACCGCCTGATCCCGCTCTATGCGTTCGGCGTGTTCCTGTCGTTCACGCTTTCGCAGACGGGCATGGTGCGCCACTGGCTCCGGCTCAAGGAAGAGGGCTGGCTGCACAGCGCGGCAATCAGCGGCATCGGCGGCGTCACGACCGGCATCGTCGCCATCATCGTCGGCACGACGAACTTCGCCGCGGGCGCGTGGATCTCGATGGTCGCGATCGCTTTCCTCGCGGCAACGTTAGGGGCGATCTACTCGCACTACATGGGCGTCGAGCGCGAGACGGCGGTGCCGGAGAACACGATCCTCGAAACGGGACGCAAGCAGCGACAGGCCGTCATCGTGCCGGTCGAAGACATCAGCCTCGCGACGCTGCGGACGGTGGATTACGCGCGCAGCATTTCCGCCAACGTGACGGCCTTGCACGTGACCGACGACATCGAACGCGGCCAGGAGCTGCGCAAGCAGTGGGAGTCGACCGTGCTCGACATCCCCTTCCGGATTATCCACTCGCCTTACCGGTCGTTTGTGGCGCCGCTGATGCATTACGTCGACTTGCTTGACCGCGCGGATCCGGGGCAGTACGTCACGGTAGTGCTGCCGGAGTTTCGCACGCGGCGGCCGTGGCAGCGCTGGTTGCACAACCAGTCGGCGCGGCGGTTGAAGAACGCGCTGCTGGAGCGGCCGAACACCGTGATCGTCGAGGTGCCGTACCACCTGGCGAGCGGCGTCGACCAGGTGCTGGAGCCGGATTAGGCGCGCATCGAACGTTGCACCCGTTCAGGCGCCCCGCCGGGATCCCGCGAGCGCGCGCTCTTCGTGCGCGGCGACGTCCCGCAGACGTCCTATCCGGATTGCTATAGTGGGCGCCGTCATCGGGGACGCGGGAGAGCGGGTTGAACGAGATCAAGCGACTGAACTGGGCCGTCATCGCGCCGGTGGGCCTGCTCGCGCTGGCGCTGCTGGCGATCCTGTGGCTCGACCTGGCGACGGGCGGCGAGGCGAAGCCGGACCCGTTCCTCGGCACCATCGGGACGCCGGTGCGCGGGACGTTCGTCGCGCCGACGTCAACGCCGCCGGGCGCGGAAGCTACGCCACGGCCGCGACCGACGGTCGGCGGCGACGCCGAAGGCACGCCGCTGGAGCGCGATGCGGCGCGGCGCGGCGCCCTGGTGCTGCTGCTGGTCGCGGCGGACGAATATCGCGACGAAAACGGCGAGTATCCGAGCACCGGCGGCAACCTGCAGACGCTGTGCGTGTACAAGGACGACGACGTCGGTTGCGACCTGGCGGAGACGTACGACGGCGCGCTGCCGGAAGATCCTGCGGGCGATCCGATCAAGAACGGCTACTGGTACCAGTCCGACGGCGAAACCGTGAAGATCTACGCGGCACTGGAACTCGAGATCAGCGACTCGGAGCGCTGCCCGACGGACAACGTCGACCTGCGCGTGAAGCAGAGCCTCGTCTGCATCGAGGGGCCGTAGAACCGTGGAAGTGGGAAGCCGGATGCGGGATGTCCATGGCCCTCAGGTCCCAATGCTCGGTGCAACGCTGATCGCAGGGACGAATTGACGACGTAGAGCGACGGCGTTGGCGGGCGTCACGTCTCCGGCGTCGCCGAGACACTTTGCTAAGCTGATCGCACGTTCCGAGAGCAGGAGGATCGCGCTCCATGGCACTCGATCTGTTCAACAAGCGCTCCCGCGAAGACCACGAGCGCTTCGGCGAACGGCTGCCTCCCGGTCAGAAGCTGACCGACGGCTGGCCGGTGCTGCACTACGGCGGCATCCCGAGCATCGACCTGGCGACGTGGAAGTTCTCGATGATCGGGCTCGTCGACGATGAGGTCAGTTTCACGTGGGACGAGTTCATGGCGCTGCCGCAGACGACGCTGCGGTCCGACGTCCACTGCGTCACGCACTGGAGCAAGTTCGACAACGACTGGACGGGCGTCGCGATCCAGGACCTGATGAAGCAGGTGCGCCTCAAGCCCGAAGCGAAGCACGTCATGCTGCACAGCTACGGCGGCTACACGACG
The sequence above is a segment of the Dehalococcoidia bacterium genome. Coding sequences within it:
- a CDS encoding APC family permease, with the translated sequence MSERGSEPPDERTQRHPEDDGREQRPEPTHVRIPRGQQDDVEQTEIVRGAKPGSRFARRIRAGERRFERGDVEGTYRATARATAPATSFGRVLRNFRRVFVGSPISSEHLEDQRLPKSKALAVFSSDALSSSAYATDEILLVLAGAGTAVLTQSLPIALAIVALLAVVTFSYRQTIKAYPSGGGAYIVARDNFGNLAGITAAAGLAVGYILTVAVSIAAGVFAVVSAVPELVDYKVPMALGAVGLVTLLNLRGLRESGTIFAIPTYGFIAAFAFMIAVGLVRSIIDPDLRATEPPGGWHEPGTSALSIFIILRAFSMGSAALTGVEAISNGIPAFKKPESQNASTTLLMMAIILGSLFLGITFLANQFDIQHGNEMSAPAQIGRTVFGESPIFYLIQAFTALILFLAANTAYQDFPRLASILARDRFLPHQFLFRGDRLAFSNGITVLGAAAAGLLLIFQADVNRLIPLYAFGVFLSFTLSQTGMVRHWLRLKEEGWLHSAAISGIGGVTTGIVAIIVGTTNFAAGAWISMVAIAFLAATLGAIYSHYMGVERETAVPENTILETGRKQRQAVIVPVEDISLATLRTVDYARSISANVTALHVTDDIERGQELRKQWESTVLDIPFRIIHSPYRSFVAPLMHYVDLLDRADPGQYVTVVLPEFRTRRPWQRWLHNQSARRLKNALLERPNTVIVEVPYHLASGVDQVLEPD
- a CDS encoding sulfite oxidase-like oxidoreductase; this encodes MALDLFNKRSREDHERFGERLPPGQKLTDGWPVLHYGGIPSIDLATWKFSMIGLVDDEVSFTWDEFMALPQTTLRSDVHCVTHWSKFDNDWTGVAIQDLMKQVRLKPEAKHVMLHSYGGYTTNISIDELLDNDVLFAHSHNGEPLTKEHGWPLRLVVPKLYFWKSAKWARGMVFMDEEKPGFWEMYGYHIHGDPWREERYS